Proteins found in one Plasmodium chabaudi chabaudi strain AS genome assembly, chromosome: 5 genomic segment:
- a CDS encoding pre-mRNA-splicing factor RDS3, putative translates to MAAKHHPDLIMCRKQPGIAIGRLCEKCDGKCPICDSYVRPYTLVRICDECNYGSYQGRCIICGEVGISDAYYCKECCLCEKDRDGCPKIVNLGSAKTDLFYENKKYEFKKQ, encoded by the exons ATGGCAGCAAAACATC ATCCCGATCTGATTATGTGCCGAAAACAACCAGGAATAG CTATTGGAAGATTGTGTGAAAAATGTGATGGTAAATGCCCAATTTGTGATTCATATGTAAGGCCATACACTTTGGTACGAATATGCGATGAATGTAATTATGGGAGTTATCAG ggAAGATGTATTATTTGTGGAGAGGTAGGTATATCGGATGCCTACTATTGCAAGGAATGCTGCCTTTGTGAAAAGGAC agAGATGGATGCCCGAAAATTGTTAACTTAGGTAGTGCAAAGACGGATCTGTTttatgaaaacaaaaaatatgagtTTAAAAAGCAGTag
- a CDS encoding tRNA wybutosine-synthesizing protein, putative → MHHFIEQKKNVLKIINNDSSLFKYVDIYKNCEHDVYNIYLNIYNAHENGNEHNEMNNNFKHSQCCKEIFYNNNKLAEKKVKEIIEEKEIIEKENDKSIKKSIDLLIYPCIYEINRNENYYTSSCCSGRTIIFCEAGKSKKEKKNEKKNENKKENTSDIHLNTNLDAPHVVNELEGNCKDNQFLSYLKKKYILKNFILSNEDGDEKKNNVDINNYKHFSTSQKAPTHRKNVKLFYCSHSHNNLEIDAKNIKQKLFESWKQEFCHALSQKKYLSNHDENLANPNREEPTHIQNKNCFHSLSDNENIDNYFELKRRKNEIKKAKQNIYIKFEPFIIHVKCIDLCSALRLLKIAQGAGLKQSGILNFNKDVTVAIRGSMRLEHYLGNSFDIDINKIIELIDICNHKMSKNVMQLIHFYKCYKEKIHTANGEFFDISYKFVHDKDRVNGSINNRGGKKNMQSKPIEIGEVESRCFEKVKHTKKINLKKYNVEILEKNEIININSESTILKWSVFPKKDDVHNFFVWGHDMFMDKNKIYIFGGFTKGVRNNKLKIYDTLNKEIVISETELPSLAFHVFLKLDDNYAFIFGGRKNPQTCSNHVWVYNIKKNSWSLAKIRYNSSKHIESDEVPVPRYRHACVVVKRYKKKGNYSSVYIFYTYGGVNNSSLILNDIWKGKITINEINDEAYIVWNKKGNYDIQKNIIPIKNHSMIYNNKKNIIYIIGGNYGKGWEMDKANCNSSSTFDEIEENNNKLILHSIENVNYIYIYNIKTDLFDFIKCEGDDKYNFPLCRFSHTSCLIDTNYFVLIGGLNYHRTLNDIWIFNMKQNKWYYLDKFYFNSMYVRSKVVCENYNIYIIGGGCIVFTFGSFFDLPVHANFKKAIMDIEKCNSFDKNTEIKKNIHKNNDVEENKNASIYAKDIKIKKITNCKKDCDTPCDSDLYIIAKDKTFLKEIKNYLENVNNFDKSRKIVFSQFNINNIKKEGFYIPIKRKMEDMPTNFLDKICVCDNKEIFYMNSKVKNEKKKNLKKKLKELFENFVNNKIKNYLNESDKSLILRACNKYEIIGDILIFHYMHLKPLIDLCIPYLKENEHDQKSIGLLLLQRKREKWKNSKTKKGERKKKYVDIYTMMRMKYKYNHLIKLVYHFFVSIKKIFNYCTHKKGENNLKTNLFGRIRIYKKGLFKCLAAKRNKRKKVVNSFSVCIKEGILCRNKFSKIYKDDNVKIRMFKQGETGREKRKIKSIAIYEKITGKLRKNKIYLMNGHNLKTIHTENNVMYKLDLSKCMFCSGNGTEKERMKNMFLKKKKNIHNNNHYMGDDFRENVVDLFCGAGYFTLPLLKFVGDSKINNYYAFDINRHSLNFLKKSIKLNNIKKTNLYILKENSFQMSKNDNIIKKCHRILLGLLPDSKNAWEKGFNLIDDKVGGTLHIHGVAEECYKDNFFFETLNTYEYERYNKTMEIDNTKETNVLEFLKTDKWHHNEKEKDANNINKYEIINKEIDCKYSGSNISPRLNFAQDVLIEIFKISIEDYKIYKTHWKVSISHVEKVKSYAPRIYHYVVDIECVPQLKYLKKF, encoded by the coding sequence ATGCACCATTTTATAgaacagaaaaaaaacgttttaaaaataataaataatgatagcAGTTTATTTAAGTATGtagatatttataaaaattgtgaacatgatgtatataatatatatttaaatatatataatgcacATGAAAATGGGAATGAACATAATGAAATGAATAACAACTTTAAACATTCGCAATGCTGTaaggaaatattttataataataataaattggcTGAAAAAAAGgttaaagaaataatagaagaaaaagaaataattgaaaaagaaaatgataaatcaataaaaaaaagcatcgatttattaatttatccATGTATATACGAAATTAATAGGAacgaaaattattatacaaGTTCTTGCTGTTCAGGTAGAACAATCATATTTTGTGAAGCTGGCAAAtcgaaaaaagaaaagaaaaacgaaaagaaaaacgaaaataaaaaagaaaacacttccgatattcatttaaatacCAATTTAGACGCGCCACATGTCGTTAATGAATTAGAGGGAAATTGTAAAGATAACCAGTTTCTTtcgtatttaaaaaaaaaatatatattaaaaaattttatactaTCTAACGAGGATGgggatgaaaaaaaaaataatgtcgatataaataattataaacatttttcgACCTCACAAAAGGCACCCACTCACAGAAAAAATGTCAAGCTATTTTATTGTAGTCATTCGCATAACAACTTAGAAATTGATGCAAAGAacattaaacaaaaattatttgaaagtTGGAAACAAGAATTTTGTCATGCATTaagtcaaaaaaaatatttgtctAACCATGATGAAAATTTGGCTAACCCTAATAGGGAAGAACCTACgcatattcaaaataaaaactgtTTTCATAGCCTTAgtgataatgaaaatatagataattATTTCGAATTAAAGAGAcgtaaaaatgaaataaaaaaagcaaagcaaaatatatatataaaattcgaaccttttattattcatgtAAAATGCATTGATTTATGTAGTGCACTGAGGTTACTAAAAATAGCTCAAGGTGCTGGGTTGAAACAGAGTGGCATccttaattttaataaagatGTAACAGTTGCAATTAGAGGATCGATGAGGTTAGAACATTATTTGGGAAATTCGTTCgatatagatataaataaaataatagaatTAATTGATATATGCAATCATAAAATGtctaaaaatgttatgCAACTTATACACTTTTACAAATgttataaagaaaaaatacatacaGCTAATGGcgaattttttgatattagTTACAAGTTTGTGCATGATAAAGATCGGGTAAATGGTAGCATAAACAATAGAggaggaaaaaaaaacatgcaAAGTAAACCGATCGAAATTGGTGAGGTGGAAAGTAGGTGCTTTGAAAAAGTAAagcatacaaaaaaaataaacttaaaaaaatataatgtagaaattttagaaaaaaatgaaataataaatataaatagcGAAAGTACTATATTGAAATGGTCTGTTTTTCCAAAGAAAGATgatgttcataatttttttgtttgggGGCATGATATGTTTatggataaaaataaaatttatatatttggaGGGTTCACAAAAGGAgttagaaataataaattaaaaatttatgacacattaaataaagaaatcgTAATTAGTGAAACTGAATTACCATCTTTGGCAtttcatgtttttttaaaattagaTGACAATtatgcatttatatttggGGGAAGAAAAAATCCACAAACATGTTCTAACCATGTATGggtttataatattaaaaaaaacagttGGAGTTTGGCAAAAATTAGATATAACAGTAGTAAGCATATTGAAAGTGATGAAGTACCTGTTCCAAGATATAGACATGCATGTGTCGTTgtaaaaagatataaaaaaaaaggaaactATTCGagtgtttatatattttatacatatggGGGTGTGAATAATTCAAgcttaattttaaatgatatttgGAAAGGGAAAATAAcgataaatgaaataaatgatgaagCCTATATTGTAtggaataaaaaaggaaattatgatattcaaaaaaatataattccaATTAAAAATCATTCTAtgatttataataataaaaaaaatataatttatattataggAGGTAATTATGGAAAAGGTTGGGAAATGGATAAAGCAAATTGTAATAGCAGTTCAACATTTGATGAaatagaagaaaataataataaattaatattgcACAGTAttgaaaatgtaaattatatttacatatataatattaaaacagATTTATTTGACTTTATAAAATGTGAAGGagatgataaatataatttcccTTTATGTCGATTTTCTCATACATCCTGCTTAATTGacacaaattattttgtattaataGGGGGATTAAATTATCATAGAAcattaaatgatatatggatatttaatatgaaacaaaataaatggtattatttagataaattttattttaatagtaTGTATGTAAGATCAAAGGTTGTGTgcgaaaattataatatatatattattggtGGTGGATGTATTGTTTTCACTTTTGGAAGTTTTTTTGACCTGCCTGTGCATGCAAATTTTAAGAAAGCTATTATGGATATAGAAAAGTGTAATTCATTTGACAAGAATacggaaataaaaaaaaatatacataagaACAATGATgtagaagaaaataaaaatgcttctatatatgcaaaagatattaaaattaaaaaaataaccaACTGTAAAAAAGATTGTGACACCCCATGTGACTCCgatctatatattatagCAAAGGATAAAACATTTCttaaggaaataaaaaattatttagaaaatgtaaacaattttgataaaagcagaaaaatagttttttctcaatttaatataaataatattaaaaaagaagggTTTTATATACCAATTAAGAGAAAAATGGAGGATATGCcaacaaattttttagaCAAAATATGTGTGTGTGACAATaaggaaatattttacatgaACAGCAAggtaaaaaatgaaaaaaaaaaaaatttaaaaaaaaaattaaaggaattatttgaaaattttgtaaataataaaattaaaaattatttaaatgaatcGGATAAAAGCTTAATTTTACGAGCTTGTAacaaatatgaaataatagGAGATATcctaatatttcattatatgcatttaaaACCATTGATAGATTTGTGTATTCCATATttgaaagaaaatgaaCACGATCAAAAAAGTATAGGCTTATTGCTGTTGCAAAggaaaagagaaaaatggaaaaatagtaaaacgaaaaaaggggaacgaaaaaaaaaatatgttgatATTTACACTATGATGAGAAtgaaatacaaatataaccATCTTATAAAACttgtttatcatttttttgtatctataaaaaaaatttttaactattgcacacacaaaaaaggtgaaaataatttaaaaacgaATTTATTTGGAAGAATAAggatatacaaaaaaggTCTCTTCAAATGTTTAGCAGCCAAACGAAATAAACGAAAGAAAGTTGTTAACAGTTTTAGCGTGTGCATAAAAGAAGGAATACTATGCAGAAACAAATTTTCGAAGATCTATAAGGAtgataatgtaaaaattaGAATGTTTAAACAGGGTGAAACGGGgagagaaaaaagaaaaataaaatctattgctatatatgaaaagaTAACAGgaaaattaagaaaaaataaaatatatttaatgaatggtcataatttaaaaacaatacatacagaaaataatgttatGTACAAATTAGATTTAAGCAAATGTATGTTTTGTTCTGGTAATGGTACCGAAAAAGAAcgaatgaaaaatatgtttcttaaaaaaaaaaaaaacatacataataataatcattaCATGGGCGACGATTTTCGAGAAAATGTTGTGGATTTATTTTGTGGGGCAGGATATTTTACACTTCCTTTGTTAAAATTTGTAGGAGAcagtaaaataaataattactATGCATTTGATATTAATCGCCATTcattgaattttttaaaaaaatcgataaagttaaataatataaaaaaaacaaacttatatatattaaaagaaaactCTTTTCAAATgtcaaaaaatgataacataattaaaaagtgTCACCGCATTTTACTTGGTCTATTACCAGATAGTAAAAATGCATGGGAAAAGggttttaatttaatagaTGATAAGGTAGGAGGTACATTGCATATACATGGAGTTGCAGAAGAATGTTATAAAgacaattttttctttgaaACATTAAATACTTATGAATATGAgagatataataaaacaatggAAATTGATAACACAAAGGAAACAAATGTATTAGAATTTTTAAAGACTGATAAATGGCAtcataatgaaaaagagaaagatgcgaataatattaataaatatgaaataataaataaagagaTAGATTGTAAATATTCAGGAAGTAATATATCACCTAGATTAAATTTTGCTCAAGATGTTTTAattgaaatttttaaaatatctaTAGAAgactataaaatatataaaacacaTTGGAAAGTTAGTATTTCACATGTTGAGAAAGTTAAATCATATGCTCCTCGTATTTATCACTATGTAGTTGATATTGAATGTGTTCCtcaattaaaatatttgaaaaaattttga